From a single Streptomyces liliifuscus genomic region:
- a CDS encoding glycosyltransferase family 2 protein, protein MRPEGYDYETHSQLAGPLTEPSGTAYRVQYTKLLSREPHRIRAVLLMTFAPLLTGLLLVYLVWPTHWVAREGGTRWLVGLDVAMLISIGLIELFMVVNVVSIAHATMVARDPVPVTPEDGTRVAFLTTYVPGKEPLSMVRATLEGAVRVIHPGPLDVWLLDEGDDDQAKALCVELGVRHFTRHGVPEWNRAKGVHKARTKHGNYNAWIAMHGGEYDYFASVDTDHVPLPEFLERMMGYFRDPDVAFVVGPQVYGNYTTPVTKAAESQQFLFHALIQRAGNRYRAPMFVGTNNVVRIAAVRQVGGLYDSITEDMATGFELHRHKNPRTGHHWQSVYTPDVLAVGEGPESWTDFFTQQMRWSRGTYETLFKQYWKAPFTMPPGRLFSYTMMLVYYPMTAVNWLLGILSCVLFLWFGASGTQVAASMWLMLYSDAAALQVGLYLWNRRHNVSPHEPEGSGGLAGMAMSALSAPIYLKSLGAAVVRRPSRFVVTPKGGGASPDRVMTFRIHLFWSAVLAASLVASFVLGHTHAAMRTWAVLALAISLAPVSVWLGTLFQERRARQRVAPAVARVTDGEPAPAAPAPAFSAGGTLPSGSLPSGTVTSGTTGGN, encoded by the coding sequence GTGCGGCCGGAGGGCTACGACTACGAAACCCACAGCCAACTGGCCGGACCGCTCACGGAGCCGTCCGGCACCGCGTACCGGGTGCAGTACACAAAGCTCCTGTCGCGCGAGCCACACCGAATACGAGCCGTCCTGCTCATGACGTTCGCCCCGCTTCTCACGGGGCTGCTCCTCGTCTACCTGGTCTGGCCGACCCACTGGGTCGCCAGAGAGGGCGGCACCCGCTGGCTGGTCGGCCTCGACGTCGCGATGCTCATATCCATCGGCCTGATCGAGCTGTTCATGGTCGTCAACGTGGTGTCCATCGCCCACGCCACCATGGTCGCCAGGGACCCGGTCCCCGTGACCCCCGAGGACGGCACCCGGGTCGCCTTCCTCACCACGTACGTCCCGGGCAAAGAACCCCTCTCCATGGTCCGCGCCACCCTCGAAGGCGCCGTCCGCGTCATCCACCCCGGCCCCCTGGACGTCTGGCTCCTCGACGAGGGCGACGACGACCAGGCCAAGGCCCTCTGCGTCGAACTGGGCGTACGCCACTTCACCCGCCACGGTGTCCCCGAGTGGAACAGGGCCAAGGGCGTCCACAAGGCCCGTACGAAGCACGGCAATTACAACGCGTGGATCGCGATGCACGGCGGCGAGTACGACTACTTCGCCTCCGTCGACACCGACCACGTCCCGCTCCCCGAGTTCCTGGAGCGGATGATGGGCTACTTTCGCGACCCGGACGTCGCGTTCGTCGTGGGCCCGCAGGTGTACGGCAACTACACCACTCCGGTCACCAAGGCGGCCGAGTCCCAGCAGTTCCTGTTCCACGCCCTGATCCAGCGCGCCGGCAACCGCTACCGCGCCCCCATGTTCGTCGGCACCAACAACGTCGTACGGATAGCGGCCGTCCGGCAGGTCGGCGGCCTGTACGACTCCATCACCGAGGACATGGCCACCGGGTTCGAACTGCACCGGCACAAGAACCCGAGGACCGGTCACCACTGGCAGTCGGTCTACACCCCCGACGTGCTGGCCGTGGGTGAGGGCCCCGAGTCCTGGACGGACTTCTTCACCCAGCAGATGCGCTGGTCGCGCGGTACGTACGAGACGCTGTTCAAGCAGTACTGGAAGGCACCCTTCACGATGCCGCCCGGCCGGCTGTTCTCGTACACGATGATGCTCGTCTACTACCCGATGACGGCCGTCAACTGGCTGCTGGGCATCCTCAGTTGCGTCCTGTTCCTGTGGTTCGGCGCGTCCGGCACCCAGGTCGCCGCGTCCATGTGGCTGATGCTCTACAGCGACGCGGCCGCCCTCCAGGTCGGCCTCTATCTCTGGAACCGGCGGCACAACGTCTCCCCGCACGAACCGGAGGGTTCGGGAGGCCTCGCGGGCATGGCGATGTCGGCGCTCTCCGCGCCGATCTACCTCAAGTCGCTCGGCGCGGCCGTGGTCCGCCGCCCCAGCCGTTTCGTGGTCACCCCGAAGGGTGGTGGCGCCAGCCCGGACCGGGTGATGACCTTCCGGATCCACCTGTTCTGGTCGGCCGTCCTGGCGGCCTCGCTGGTGGCGTCGTTCGTCCTCGGGCACACGCACGCGGCCATGCGCACCTGGGCCGTCCTGGCCCTGGCCATCTCCCTCGCCCCGGTAAGCGTGTGGCTCGGCACCCTGTTCCAGGAACGCCGGGCCCGGCAGCGCGTCGCCCCCGCCGTCGCCCGGGTCACGGACGGCGAGCCGGCACCCGCGGCACCCGCGCCGGCCTTCAGCGCCGGCGGCACGCTTCCCAGTGGCTCGCTCCCCAGCGGGACGGTCACCAGCGGTACGACAGGAGGTAACTAG
- a CDS encoding response regulator transcription factor encodes MRLLIVEDEKRLALSLAKGLTAEGYAVDVVHDGLEGLHMAGEGSYDLVILDIMLPGMNGYRVCGALRAAGHDVPILMLTAKDGEYDEAEGLDTGADDYLTKPFSYVVLVARVKALLRRRGPAGGASPVHEAGRLKVDTAARRVFLAEDEITLTTKEFSVLEQLVVRAGEVVSKADILEHVWDFAYEGDPNIVEVYISTLRRKLGPELIKTVRGAGYRLEARA; translated from the coding sequence ATGCGCCTGTTGATCGTGGAGGACGAAAAGCGGCTCGCCCTGTCGCTCGCCAAGGGCCTGACGGCCGAGGGATACGCCGTGGACGTGGTCCACGACGGCCTGGAGGGGCTGCACATGGCCGGCGAGGGCTCGTACGACCTCGTCATCCTCGACATCATGCTGCCCGGCATGAACGGCTACCGCGTGTGCGGCGCCCTGCGTGCCGCGGGACATGACGTGCCGATCCTGATGCTCACCGCCAAGGACGGCGAGTACGACGAGGCCGAGGGCCTGGACACGGGCGCCGACGACTATCTGACCAAGCCCTTCTCGTACGTGGTCCTCGTCGCCCGGGTGAAGGCGCTGCTGCGGCGGCGCGGCCCGGCGGGCGGGGCCTCGCCCGTGCACGAGGCCGGGAGGCTGAAGGTCGACACCGCCGCCCGGCGGGTGTTCCTCGCGGAGGACGAGATCACCCTGACCACCAAGGAGTTCTCCGTCCTCGAACAGCTCGTCGTGCGGGCCGGGGAGGTCGTGTCGAAGGCCGACATCCTGGAGCACGTCTGGGACTTCGCCTACGAGGGCGACCCGAACATCGTCGAGGTCTACATCAGCACCCTGCGCCGCAAGCTCGGCCCTGAGCTCATCAAGACCGTACGCGGGGCCGGATACAGACTGGAGGCGCGGGCATGA
- a CDS encoding AIM24 family protein, with protein sequence MFRLQGSKVLAVDMTGDAVKAKNGSMVAYDGQMAFKKLSGGGEGIRGMVTRRITGEQMTLMEVKGQGTCWFADRASEINLVNLQGDKLFVESSNLLATDSGLRTGTSFTGLRGASQGNGLFTTTVEGHGQAAIMSDGPAVVLRVSSQYPLTVDPGAYIAHQGNLRQSFQSGVTFRTFMGEGGGEAFQIRFEGDGVVYVQPSERNSIAGDV encoded by the coding sequence ATGTTCCGACTCCAAGGCAGCAAGGTGCTGGCCGTCGACATGACCGGCGACGCCGTGAAGGCGAAGAACGGGTCGATGGTGGCGTACGACGGTCAGATGGCCTTCAAGAAGCTCAGCGGCGGTGGCGAGGGGATCCGCGGCATGGTGACGCGCCGGATAACCGGTGAGCAGATGACCCTCATGGAGGTGAAGGGGCAGGGAACCTGCTGGTTCGCCGACCGGGCGAGCGAGATCAACCTCGTGAACCTCCAGGGCGACAAACTCTTCGTCGAGTCGAGCAATCTGCTCGCGACCGACTCCGGTCTGCGTACGGGCACGTCCTTCACCGGGCTCAGGGGCGCCTCGCAGGGCAACGGGCTGTTCACGACGACCGTCGAGGGGCACGGCCAGGCGGCGATCATGTCGGACGGGCCGGCCGTGGTGCTGCGGGTGAGCTCGCAGTATCCGCTGACCGTCGACCCGGGGGCGTACATCGCCCATCAGGGCAATCTGCGGCAGTCCTTCCAGTCCGGTGTGACGTTCCGCACGTTCATGGGCGAGGGCGGCGGCGAGGCCTTCCAGATCCGCTTCGAGGGCGACGGCGTCGTGTACGTACAGCCCAGTGAGCGCAACTCGATCGCGGGAGATGTGTGA
- a CDS encoding glycoside hydrolase family 6 protein, translating into MFRQTRTRTLAALAVLGLAAGCSSAPEADPTTSARETSPPASPAAGSPFWVDPASPAAQQVQRWEQQGRERDARLLKLIADRPAAIWPSAERPEPKIREATAAAAREGRTAVFVAYDIPHRDCGQHSAGGAYGADAYRDWIDRFARAIGDSDALVVLEPDAVAHIVDGCTPGEYHAEREQMLTEAIVRLKRQPRTKVYLDAGNPAWIRESWKLVEPLKRAGVANADGFALNVSNFQTDETTKEYGRRLSEDLGGKHFVVDTSRNGNGPLDGDPSQAWCNPPGRALGTPPTKDTGDPLVDAYLWIKRPGESDGQCRGGPSAGQWWADYALGLARNSSAP; encoded by the coding sequence ATGTTCCGGCAGACCCGTACCCGTACCCTCGCGGCGCTCGCCGTGCTCGGACTCGCGGCGGGCTGCTCGTCCGCACCCGAGGCCGATCCGACCACCTCCGCCCGTGAGACGTCCCCACCGGCGAGCCCCGCCGCCGGTTCCCCGTTCTGGGTCGACCCGGCGAGCCCCGCGGCCCAGCAGGTACAGCGGTGGGAGCAGCAGGGGCGCGAGCGCGACGCCCGGCTCCTGAAGCTCATCGCGGACCGGCCCGCCGCCATCTGGCCCTCCGCCGAGCGCCCCGAGCCGAAGATCAGGGAGGCGACCGCGGCGGCGGCCCGGGAGGGGCGTACCGCGGTCTTCGTCGCGTACGACATCCCGCACCGCGACTGCGGGCAGCACTCGGCGGGCGGGGCGTACGGCGCGGACGCCTACCGGGACTGGATCGACCGGTTCGCGCGGGCCATCGGCGACAGCGACGCCCTGGTCGTGCTGGAGCCGGACGCGGTCGCGCACATCGTGGACGGCTGCACCCCGGGCGAGTACCACGCCGAGCGCGAGCAGATGCTCACCGAGGCGATCGTGCGGCTGAAGCGGCAGCCGCGGACGAAGGTGTACCTCGACGCGGGCAATCCGGCCTGGATCCGGGAGTCGTGGAAGCTGGTCGAGCCTCTCAAGCGCGCGGGCGTCGCGAACGCCGACGGCTTCGCCCTGAACGTCTCCAACTTCCAGACGGACGAGACGACGAAGGAGTACGGCCGCCGGCTCTCGGAGGACCTCGGCGGCAAGCACTTCGTCGTGGACACCAGCCGCAACGGCAACGGCCCGCTGGACGGCGACCCGTCCCAGGCCTGGTGCAACCCGCCGGGCCGGGCGCTGGGCACCCCGCCCACCAAGGACACCGGCGACCCCCTCGTGGACGCCTACCTGTGGATCAAGCGCCCCGGCGAGTCCGACGGCCAGTGCCGCGGAGGCCCGTCGGCGGGCCAGTGGTGGGCGGACTACGCCCTGGGCCTGGCCCGCAACTCCAGCGCCCCATAA
- a CDS encoding DUF3817 domain-containing protein — MDIKTASALRRLRLVSAPEAVSFLLLLVCSVLKRTTDFNAVPVMGMVHGVLFILYLIFWADAWNRAKWDLKTAALYFVLSVLPAGGFFAERKLKREAESALIASRARNEGIVNA, encoded by the coding sequence GTGGACATCAAGACCGCCTCCGCCCTCCGTCGTCTCCGTCTGGTCTCGGCCCCGGAGGCCGTTTCCTTCCTCCTGCTGCTGGTCTGCTCGGTGCTGAAGCGGACGACGGACTTCAACGCGGTGCCCGTGATGGGCATGGTCCACGGCGTCCTCTTCATCCTGTACCTGATCTTCTGGGCCGACGCCTGGAACCGTGCCAAGTGGGACCTGAAGACCGCGGCCCTCTACTTCGTGCTCTCCGTGCTGCCGGCCGGCGGCTTCTTCGCCGAGCGCAAGCTCAAGCGGGAGGCGGAGAGCGCGCTCATCGCGTCCCGCGCCCGCAACGAGGGGATCGTCAACGCATGA
- a CDS encoding HAMP domain-containing sensor histidine kinase, translating to MRRRMRSVRARATLAATLVVAVALVAAGAAVLLALRASLIDRADAEADSVARNAASALSNGLAYNDLDLPDGDENPVEVLDRKGRAVASGEDVEGMSVTARASDRLNSVANDDAGDTDEGVADEEDDLGPGDIADETWYGEGTATVEGETDDYRFAGVDVVTKGGVPLTVYAGAPLSAEQGAVGTALTAMLIGLPLLLVTVSGVTYVVTKRALRPVEGIRAEMAAITASEDLSRRVPEPATHDEVARLARTTNETLAALEASVERQRAFVADASHELRSPIASLRTQLEVGAAHPELLDVDGAVEDTVRLQRLAADLLLLARLDAGERSPDARLDLAAVVREEAGQRVGDRVEVSVDADADAGVVEVSGSRGQLTRVLGNLLDNAQRHTRTSVAVTVRRSGEWAVVAVADDGAGVPAAERERVFERFVRLDEARARDDGGAGLGLAIARDVAVRHGGSLTVRDAPTGGALFELRLPAVALR from the coding sequence ATGAGGCGGCGCATGAGATCGGTACGGGCCCGTGCCACGCTCGCCGCGACCCTCGTCGTCGCCGTGGCCCTGGTCGCCGCGGGCGCCGCCGTGCTGCTCGCGCTGCGGGCCAGCCTCATCGACCGGGCGGACGCCGAGGCCGACTCGGTGGCCCGCAACGCCGCCTCGGCACTGTCGAACGGACTCGCGTACAACGATCTCGATCTGCCGGACGGCGACGAGAACCCCGTCGAGGTCCTGGACCGGAAGGGGAGGGCCGTCGCCTCCGGCGAGGACGTCGAGGGCATGAGCGTGACCGCCAGGGCCTCGGACCGGCTGAACTCCGTCGCCAATGACGACGCCGGCGACACGGACGAGGGAGTCGCCGACGAGGAGGACGATCTCGGCCCCGGCGACATCGCCGACGAGACCTGGTACGGCGAGGGCACCGCGACCGTCGAGGGGGAGACGGACGACTACCGGTTCGCCGGGGTCGACGTGGTCACGAAGGGAGGTGTCCCGCTCACCGTCTACGCGGGTGCCCCGCTCTCCGCCGAACAGGGCGCCGTCGGCACGGCGTTGACCGCCATGCTGATCGGCCTGCCCCTGCTGCTGGTCACGGTCAGCGGAGTCACGTACGTCGTGACGAAGCGGGCCCTGCGCCCGGTGGAGGGGATCCGGGCCGAGATGGCCGCCATCACGGCTTCCGAGGACCTCTCGCGGCGCGTCCCCGAGCCCGCCACCCACGACGAGGTCGCACGCCTCGCCCGTACGACGAACGAGACGCTCGCCGCTCTGGAGGCCTCGGTGGAGCGGCAGCGCGCGTTCGTCGCCGACGCCTCGCACGAGCTGCGCAGCCCCATCGCCTCACTGCGCACCCAGCTCGAAGTGGGCGCCGCGCACCCGGAGTTGCTGGACGTGGACGGGGCCGTCGAGGACACCGTACGGCTGCAGCGGCTGGCCGCCGACCTGTTGCTGCTCGCCCGGCTGGACGCGGGGGAGCGGTCGCCGGACGCGCGTCTGGACCTGGCGGCGGTCGTCCGCGAGGAGGCGGGGCAGCGGGTCGGGGACCGGGTCGAGGTGTCCGTGGACGCGGATGCGGATGCCGGCGTCGTGGAAGTGAGCGGATCCCGCGGTCAGCTGACGCGGGTGCTCGGCAATCTGCTGGACAACGCCCAGCGGCACACGCGGACCTCGGTCGCCGTGACCGTGCGGCGCTCGGGGGAGTGGGCGGTCGTCGCGGTCGCCGACGACGGTGCGGGCGTGCCCGCCGCCGAGCGGGAGCGGGTCTTCGAGCGGTTCGTACGGCTCGACGAGGCACGTGCGCGTGACGACGGCGGAGCCGGTCTCGGCCTCGCCATCGCCCGCGATGTCGCCGTCCGGCACGGTGGGTCACTCACCGTGCGGGACGCGCCGACAGGCGGAGCCCTGTTCGAACTCCGCCTGCCCGCGGTAGCGCTCCGCTAG
- the glxA gene encoding radical copper oxidase GlxA, whose product MVYRPSKKAQKRLLGIGGVALLAGLNAPAAIGFASEQYYEYKIAQPGYKAKYGSWKHLDIPREFRTNAIHAALLHTGKVLIVAGSGNEQKKFDKGSFDTVLWDPRTDTFKKIPTPDDFFCAGHAQLPSGRMLVAGGTARYELLDGEVDRAGGGMRVKNENPDRPVVLKKGTRFRSPTGVEYVSRFDVTVPKAKRTQEITYNRAGVMQPWKTKVTASEARVFVEATELGPRSVTGKQAQYEIVGLKGKEAANTYGLSEKITMDKQDFQGIKAAYEFDPTAEKYVPVAPMEKARWYPTLVGLEDGRVLAVSGLDDVGVIDPGDNEIYDPKTRKWTPGPKHYFPTYPALFLTKGGKLFYPASNAGYGPATMGREPGLWDLKTNKFEKVPGLSDLDQTETSASLLLPPAQDQKVMILGGGGVGESKKATSRTAVIDLKKDNPVFEDGPDLPQGTRYLNSVIMPDDSVFTSNGSSDYRGRSASNILKAQFYDPRSNSFRSAASPRVGRNYHSEALLLPDGRVATFGSDPLFDDQQNTKLGHFEQRMEIYTPPTLHKNAKSRPVLGDGPQEVDGEGRATFATRHPDRIVNARLMRPSAVTHTTDVEQRSIALGVTKTKDSVTVDVPKDRTLVPPGWYMLFVTDTDGTPSEAKWVQVR is encoded by the coding sequence ATGGTCTACCGCCCTTCGAAGAAGGCCCAGAAGAGGCTGCTCGGCATTGGCGGCGTCGCCCTGCTCGCCGGACTCAACGCCCCGGCCGCGATCGGCTTCGCCTCGGAGCAGTACTACGAGTACAAGATCGCCCAGCCCGGCTACAAGGCGAAGTACGGCTCCTGGAAGCACCTGGACATTCCCAGGGAGTTCCGCACCAACGCCATCCACGCGGCGCTCCTGCACACCGGAAAGGTGCTGATCGTCGCGGGCTCCGGCAACGAGCAGAAGAAGTTCGACAAGGGCTCCTTCGACACCGTCCTGTGGGACCCGAGGACCGACACCTTCAAGAAGATCCCCACCCCGGACGACTTCTTCTGCGCCGGGCACGCCCAACTCCCCAGCGGCAGAATGCTGGTGGCCGGCGGCACGGCCCGCTACGAGCTGCTCGACGGCGAGGTCGACCGGGCCGGCGGCGGCATGCGCGTGAAGAACGAGAACCCGGACAGGCCGGTCGTCCTCAAGAAGGGCACCCGGTTCCGCTCGCCGACCGGGGTGGAGTACGTCAGCAGGTTCGACGTCACCGTCCCCAAGGCCAAGCGCACGCAGGAGATCACGTACAACCGGGCCGGTGTCATGCAGCCCTGGAAGACGAAGGTCACCGCGAGCGAGGCCCGTGTCTTCGTCGAGGCCACCGAGCTGGGACCGCGGTCGGTCACGGGCAAGCAGGCCCAGTACGAGATCGTCGGCCTGAAGGGCAAGGAGGCGGCCAACACGTACGGCCTCTCCGAGAAGATCACCATGGACAAGCAGGACTTCCAGGGGATCAAGGCGGCCTACGAGTTCGATCCGACGGCGGAGAAGTACGTGCCCGTCGCGCCGATGGAGAAGGCCCGCTGGTATCCGACGCTGGTCGGTCTGGAGGACGGGCGGGTGCTCGCGGTCTCCGGGCTCGACGACGTCGGGGTGATCGACCCGGGCGACAACGAGATCTACGACCCGAAGACCAGGAAGTGGACCCCGGGACCCAAGCACTACTTCCCGACCTATCCCGCCCTCTTCCTCACCAAGGGCGGCAAGCTCTTCTACCCGGCCTCGAACGCCGGTTACGGGCCCGCCACCATGGGGCGCGAACCCGGCCTGTGGGACCTCAAGACCAACAAGTTCGAGAAGGTGCCGGGGCTGAGCGACCTCGACCAGACGGAGACGTCGGCGTCCCTGCTGCTGCCCCCGGCCCAGGACCAGAAGGTGATGATCCTCGGCGGCGGAGGCGTCGGCGAGTCCAAGAAGGCGACCTCGCGCACGGCCGTCATCGACCTCAAGAAGGACAACCCCGTCTTCGAGGACGGCCCCGACCTCCCGCAGGGCACCCGCTATCTGAACAGCGTGATCATGCCGGACGACTCGGTGTTCACCTCGAACGGCTCCTCGGACTACCGCGGGCGCAGCGCCAGCAACATCCTCAAGGCGCAGTTCTACGACCCCAGGTCCAACTCCTTCCGTTCGGCCGCCTCGCCCAGGGTCGGCCGCAACTACCACTCGGAGGCGCTGCTGCTGCCCGACGGCCGGGTCGCCACGTTCGGCTCCGACCCGCTCTTCGACGACCAGCAGAACACCAAGCTCGGCCACTTCGAGCAGCGCATGGAGATCTACACCCCGCCCACCCTGCACAAGAACGCCAAGAGCCGTCCCGTGCTGGGCGACGGTCCCCAGGAGGTCGACGGCGAGGGCCGCGCGACCTTCGCCACCCGGCATCCGGACCGGATCGTGAACGCCCGTCTGATGCGGCCCAGCGCGGTCACGCACACGACGGACGTCGAGCAGCGGTCCATCGCGCTCGGGGTCACGAAGACGAAGGACTCGGTCACCGTGGACGTGCCGAAGGACCGGACGCTGGTGCCGCCCGGCTGGTACATGCTGTTCGTGACGGACACGGACGGGACGCCGTCGGAGGCGAAGTGGGTCCAGGTGCGGTAG
- a CDS encoding AIM24 family protein, translated as MPFREINSKMIEATVMPGQRLFSQRGAMLAYKGDVSFTPNMQGGQGGLMSMIGRRVADEATPLMTVEGSGTVLFGHGGHHIQVIGLTGETLYVEADRLLAFDGTLEQGTMFMGSQGGVMGMVRGQVTGQGLFTTTLKGHGSVAVMAHGGVIEVPISPQRPVHVDPQAYVAHHGDVRNKLSSALGLRDLVGRGSGEAFQLELTGSGAVFVQASEEKL; from the coding sequence ATGCCCTTCCGTGAGATCAACTCGAAGATGATCGAGGCCACGGTCATGCCGGGGCAGCGGCTGTTCAGCCAGCGCGGCGCGATGCTCGCCTACAAGGGCGACGTGTCCTTCACTCCCAACATGCAGGGCGGCCAGGGCGGCCTCATGTCGATGATCGGGCGGCGGGTGGCCGACGAGGCGACTCCGCTGATGACCGTCGAGGGCTCCGGCACCGTCCTGTTCGGGCACGGCGGCCACCACATCCAGGTGATCGGCCTCACCGGCGAGACCCTGTACGTGGAGGCGGACCGGCTGCTCGCCTTCGACGGCACCCTGGAGCAGGGCACGATGTTCATGGGCTCGCAGGGCGGGGTCATGGGCATGGTGCGGGGCCAGGTGACGGGCCAGGGGCTGTTCACCACGACCCTCAAGGGACACGGCAGCGTCGCCGTCATGGCGCACGGCGGGGTCATCGAGGTGCCGATCAGCCCACAGCGCCCGGTGCATGTCGACCCGCAGGCGTACGTCGCCCACCACGGGGACGTACGCAACAAGCTGTCCAGCGCGCTCGGTCTGCGCGATCTGGTGGGCCGCGGCTCGGGCGAGGCGTTCCAGCTGGAGCTGACCGGGAGCGGTGCGGTGTTCGTGCAGGCGTCGGAGGAGAAGCTGTGA
- a CDS encoding MarR family winged helix-turn-helix transcriptional regulator — METETATRWLTEAEQCAWRTHLEVNRLLTYQLERDLQPFGLTMNDYEILVNLSESEGVRMRMSDLASATLQSKSRLSHQITRMENADLVRRENCESDRRGLYAVLTDHGMETMKKVAPHHVASVRRHFIDLLSPEALEELHKSLTPIAEHLRGQRGRS; from the coding sequence ATGGAGACCGAGACGGCCACCCGCTGGCTGACCGAAGCGGAGCAGTGCGCATGGCGCACCCACTTGGAGGTCAACAGGCTGTTGACGTATCAGCTCGAAAGGGACCTCCAACCGTTCGGCCTGACGATGAACGACTACGAGATCCTGGTGAACCTCTCCGAGTCGGAGGGCGTGCGGATGCGGATGAGCGACCTCGCGTCCGCCACCCTCCAGTCCAAGAGCCGCCTCTCCCACCAGATCACCCGCATGGAGAACGCGGACCTGGTCAGGCGCGAGAACTGCGAGTCCGACCGCCGTGGGCTGTACGCCGTGCTCACGGACCACGGCATGGAGACGATGAAGAAGGTCGCGCCTCATCATGTGGCGTCCGTGCGGCGGCACTTCATCGACCTCCTCTCGCCGGAGGCCCTGGAAGAACTCCACAAGTCCCTGACCCCGATCGCGGAACACCTGCGGGGGCAACGGGGACGTTCGTGA
- a CDS encoding AIM24 family protein: MTTYPGTGPVIHDPSTLPVDDNVNAYTFCVELKGSEWFLQKGKMIAYYGSMEFNGIGHGRLDRLVRTSFHSPLHASDWVVASGSGKMLLADRAFDVNSFDLEEGNLTIRSGNLLAFQPSLALKQSIVPGFLTLIGTGKFVAASNGPVVFMEPPIRVDPQALVGWADCPSPCHHYDHGYMTGLMGGLRALTGLGGASGEEHQFEFVGAGTVLLQSSEALMAEQAAGAVPHEPGVPGGGGVPGHQGQQAGAPRLPGQLGDLQRRFGL, encoded by the coding sequence GTGACCACCTACCCGGGCACGGGCCCCGTGATCCACGACCCGTCGACCCTGCCGGTCGACGACAACGTGAACGCGTACACCTTCTGCGTGGAGCTCAAGGGGAGCGAGTGGTTCCTGCAGAAGGGCAAGATGATCGCGTACTACGGCTCGATGGAGTTCAACGGCATCGGGCACGGTCGTCTCGACCGTCTGGTGCGGACGAGTTTTCATTCGCCGTTGCACGCGAGCGACTGGGTCGTGGCCTCCGGCTCGGGCAAGATGCTCCTCGCCGACCGGGCCTTCGACGTGAACTCCTTCGACCTGGAGGAGGGCAATCTGACCATTCGCTCGGGCAACCTCCTCGCTTTTCAGCCAAGTCTCGCGCTCAAGCAGTCGATCGTGCCGGGCTTCCTCACGCTGATCGGGACGGGCAAGTTCGTGGCCGCGTCGAACGGTCCCGTGGTGTTCATGGAACCCCCGATCCGGGTCGACCCGCAGGCCCTGGTCGGCTGGGCCGACTGCCCCTCGCCGTGCCACCACTACGACCACGGGTACATGACGGGCTTGATGGGCGGTCTACGTGCACTGACGGGCCTGGGAGGGGCCTCCGGGGAGGAGCACCAGTTCGAGTTCGTGGGCGCCGGCACGGTGCTGCTCCAGTCCAGCGAGGCCCTGATGGCGGAGCAGGCCGCGGGCGCGGTCCCGCACGAGCCCGGAGTGCCGGGTGGTGGCGGGGTACCCGGCCACCAGGGACAGCAAGCCGGCGCACCGCGCCTTCCCGGACAGCTGGGAGACCTCCAGCGTCGCTTCGGGCTGTGA
- a CDS encoding MTH1187 family thiamine-binding protein encodes MIVAFSVTPLGVGEDVGEYVADAVRVVRESGLPNRTDAMFTSIEGEWDEVMAVVKRAVAVVEERAPRVSLVLKADIRPGVTDGLTSKVDTVERHLSA; translated from the coding sequence ATGATCGTCGCCTTCTCCGTGACGCCGCTGGGTGTCGGCGAGGACGTGGGCGAGTACGTCGCCGACGCCGTGCGGGTGGTGCGGGAGTCGGGGTTGCCGAACCGCACCGACGCGATGTTCACCTCGATCGAGGGTGAGTGGGACGAGGTGATGGCCGTTGTGAAGCGGGCCGTCGCTGTGGTGGAGGAGCGGGCTCCTCGGGTGTCCCTGGTCCTCAAGGCGGACATTCGGCCCGGGGTCACGGACGGACTGACGTCCAAGGTCGACACGGTGGAGCGACACCTGTCGGCGTAG